The following nucleotide sequence is from Cryptosporangium aurantiacum.
GCCGGGGACGCCGGTCAACCCGAGCAGCGCGACGATCGCCTCCGGGTTCTTGACCTCCATGCTGCCGGCATAGAGCGCCTGCACCGCCGGCCACTCCACCCCCGCGTCACCGAGCGCCTCGATGACCGCGTCTTCGCCCATCTGGAGCGCGGACTTGCCCGGATAGCGGCCGAACGGGTGCAGACCGACGCCGATGATGGCGACGTCACTCGGTGCCATGGGGAGCCTCCTCCGAGACCGGGGCGAACGCGTACAGGACCGTCTCGTTGCCGGCGGAATCGGTGCCGAACGGCACGATCCGCAGTTCCATCTCCTGGCCGATCCGCAGCTTGGCGGGGTCGGACTCGGTCAGCCGCGCCTCGACCCGCAGGGCACCGGGCAGCTCGACGTACCCGACCGCGAACGGCTCGAAGGAGTTGATGTCATCGGCGCCGGCGTACGGGGGCGCCGGCGGCCGGAAACGCTGGGTGGTGAACGTCCAGAGCGTTCCGCGCCGGGGCAGCTCGACGCGCTCCAGTTCTTCCCGCACGCCGCCGACCAGCTTGTACTGCCGGTAGGGAAAGACGAAGGACCCGTCGGAGGCCAGGCCGCCGATCAGCGCGGGGTCCTCCGCGGGCCAGGTGAACAGCCCTTCCGCGAGGGGCACCTGTGAGGTCATCAGTGACTTCCTTCCCGAACATGGGCGGCGGGGATCGATGCCAGCTCGGCGACGAGCCGACGGTGCTGATGGGGAGCGCCGAGCAGCACGGCCGAGCCCCGGGAGCGCTTGACGTGCAGATGAGCCGGGTGTTCCCAGGTGTAGCCGATGCCGCCGGACACCTGGACGAGGACAGACGCGCAGTGCTCGTACGCCTCGGCGCAGACCGCGGCCGCCACGGCTGCGGCCAGCGGCAGATCTTCCGATCCGGCCGCGCGGATCGCCACCCAGGACGCCGACCGGGCCGACTCGACGGCCACGAGCATGTCCGCGCATTTGTGCTTGACCGCCTGGAACGATCCGATCGGCCGGCCGAACTGCACCCGGGTCTTGGCGTAGTCCACGGCGAGCTCGAGACAACGGGCCGCCCCGCCCACCTGTTCGCAGGCGAGAGCTACCTGGCCGTACCGCAGTGCCGCCGCGACGATGTCCGCGCCACCACCGATCGCACCGATCGGCCGGGCCGCCGCGTCCAGCAGCCGCACGTGGGCGATCCGCCGCGTGCGGTCCGACGTGGTCACCGGCGTGCGCCGGACGTCCTGGCCGGCCGCCTCGACGGCGAACAGCGTCGGCCCCGGATCGGCCACGGCGAGGACGAGGAGCAGGTCGGCGGTCGCACCGTCGAGGACGTGTTCGGCGACACCGGTCACCTGCCAGCCACCGTCGGTCGCGGTCGCCGTGAGGGCCTCGCCCGTCGTGGACCAGTGGCCGGACCGCTCCCCAAGGACCAGCGCCGCGGTGCGGTCACCTGCCGCCAGGCTCGGTAACCAGCGTTCGATCGCCCGATCGTCACCGCTC
It contains:
- a CDS encoding Zn-ribbon domain-containing OB-fold protein codes for the protein MTSQVPLAEGLFTWPAEDPALIGGLASDGSFVFPYRQYKLVGGVREELERVELPRRGTLWTFTTQRFRPPAPPYAGADDINSFEPFAVGYVELPGALRVEARLTESDPAKLRIGQEMELRIVPFGTDSAGNETVLYAFAPVSEEAPHGTE
- a CDS encoding acyl-CoA dehydrogenase family protein is translated as MSGLTAEQQELRSMIRALLEKQSPESAVRATMDTDRGYDPALWTSFAELGLLSLAVPETFGGGGAGWTEQGLVFEELGRSLACAPYLSTVGLAITALLESGDDRAIERWLPSLAAGDRTAALVLGERSGHWSTTGEALTATATDGGWQVTGVAEHVLDGATADLLLVLAVADPGPTLFAVEAAGQDVRRTPVTTSDRTRRIAHVRLLDAAARPIGAIGGGADIVAAALRYGQVALACEQVGGAARCLELAVDYAKTRVQFGRPIGSFQAVKHKCADMLVAVESARSASWVAIRAAGSEDLPLAAAVAAAVCAEAYEHCASVLVQVSGGIGYTWEHPAHLHVKRSRGSAVLLGAPHQHRRLVAELASIPAAHVREGSH